One segment of Drosophila ananassae strain 14024-0371.13 chromosome 3R, ASM1763931v2, whole genome shotgun sequence DNA contains the following:
- the LOC6497681 gene encoding glutamine synthetase 1, mitochondrial → MAFRVAGLFLKRELVAPATQQIRLLRTSNTARTQFLANSPNTALDKSILQRYRNLETPANRVQATYLWIDGTGENIRLKDRVLDKVPSSVEDLPDWQYDGSSTYQAHGENSDTTLKPRAIYRDPFKPGKNDVIVLCDTYNADGQPTASNKRASFQAAVDKIGDQEPWFGIEQEYTLLDVDGRPFGWPENGFPAPQGPYYCGVGADRVYARDLVEAHAVACLYAGIDFAGTNAEVMPAQWEYQVGPSNGLKASDDLWVSRYILQRIAEEYGVVVTFDPKPMEGQWNGAGAHTNFSTKAMRAEGGIKAIEAAIEKLSKQHQRHIKAYDPKEGKDNERRLVGRLETSSIDKFSWGVANRAVSVRVPRGVATAGKGYFEDRRPSSNCDPYAVCGALVRTCLLNE, encoded by the coding sequence ATGGCCTTCCGCGTAGCCGGACTCTTCCTCAAGCGGGAGCTGGTGGCCCCCGCCACCCAGCAGATCCGTCTGCTGCGCACCTCCAACACGGCCCGCACCCAGTTCCTGGCCAACTCGCCCAACACCGCGCTGGACAAGAGCATCCTGCAGCGCTACCGCAACCTGGAGACGCCCGCCAACCGGGTGCAGGCCACCTACCTGTGGATCGACGGCACCGGCGAGAACATCCGTTTGAAGGACCGCGTCCTGGACAAGGTGCCCAGCTCCGTGGAGGACCTGCCCGACTGGCAGTACGATGGCAGCTCCACCTACCAGGCCCACGGCGAGAACTCGGACACCACCCTGAAGCCGCGCGCCATCTACCGTGATCCCTTCAAGCCGGGCAAGAACGACGTGATCGTCCTGTGCGACACCTACAACGCCGACGGCCAGCCCACGGCCTCCAACAAGCGGGCCTCGTTCCAGGCAGCCGTCGACAAAATCGGCGACCAGGAACCCTGGTTCGGCATCGAGCAGGAGTACACCCTGTTGGACGTGGACGGACGCCCGTTCGGCTGGCCGGAGAACGGCTTCCCCGCGCCCCAGGGCCCCTACTACTGCGGCGTGGGAGCCGACCGCGTCTATGCCCGCGACCTCGTCGAGGCCCATGCCGTGGCCTGCCTGTACGCCGGAATCGACTTTGCCGGAACCAACGCCGAGGTGATGCCCGCCCAGTGGGAGTACCAGGTGGGACCCAGCAACGGGCTGAAGGCCAGCGACGACCTCTGGGTCTCCCGCTACATCCTGCAGCGCATCGCCGAGGAGTACGGCGTGGTGGTGACCTTCGACCCCAAGCCCATGGAGGGCCAGTGGAACGGAGCCGGCGCCCACACCAACTTCTCCACAAAGGCTATGCGCGCCGAGGGCGGCATCAAGGCCATCGAGGCGGCCATCGAGAAGCTGAGCAAGCAGCACCAGCGCCACATCAAGGCCTACGACCCCAAGGAGGGCAAGGACAACGAGCGGCGGCTGGTGGGTCGCCTGGAGACCTCCAGCATTGACAAGTTCTCGTGGGGCGTCGCTAACCGGGCCGTGAGTGTGCGAGTGCCGCGGGGCGTGGCCACCGCCGGCAAGGGATACTTCGAGGACCGGAGGCCGAGCTCCAACTGCGACCCGTACGCCGTGTGCGGCGCCCTCGTCCGCACCTGCCTCCTGAACGAGTAG
- the LOC6497859 gene encoding uncharacterized protein LOC6497859 yields MTFSNQSGIGSVTTINEEIASPISRLLILQHSARTKPRTIYNASTRLCDLQTLFNSVPLFKPAKDNMLKQSNYTMSCPLTKGTYAMYNMRVSPKNPLLGLLYQPKHTFSVKGGLYEELPRGRVRPLSTYFMTGKVVKRSCGANE; encoded by the coding sequence ATGACCTTCTCGAACCAGTCGGGCATCGGGTCGGTGACCACGATCAACGAGGAGATAGCCTCGCCCATCTCGCGGCTCCTGATTCTTCAGCACTCGGCCCGGACGAAGCCGCGCACCATCTACAACGCCTCCACCCGGCTGTGCGACCTGCAGACCCTCTTCAACTCGGTGCCGCTCTTCAAGCCCGCGAAGGACAACATGCTGAAGCAGAGCAACTACACCATGAGCTGCCCGCTGACCAAGGGCACCTACGCCATGTACAACATGCGGGTGAGCCCCAAGAACCCGCTCCTGGGCCTGCTCTACCAGCCGAAGCACACCTTCTCGGTGAAGGGTGGCCTCTACGAGGAGCTGCCGCGCGGAAGGGTAAGGCCCCTGTCCACCTACTTCATGACTGGCAAGGTGGTGAAGAGGTCCTGCGGGGCCAACGAATGA
- the LOC6497858 gene encoding uncharacterized protein LOC6497858, with product MEEVAKGLPEILSFREVLEPHLSGARLFSYRMSSLTQPGDNYGSVLLAIDARLELPDGSLSERQLVAKVPPKDPKFWQFFQPERTCLTENAVYQILAPALTTLQAEAGIPEESHFAGFPRYYGSRISLDPDSPKVDEDAVLVLENLRSSDFLPGQRLRPMDMDHTRMALQYLAEFHALPVALRQLKPHVFQEQVIPFFQKFDWHAAAPEWKAVMKAETLEDIRQATNNDPVLVSRVKELSDKFFEFLASPPDRPDGPFTSIIHCDYWINNLMFQYDASGKPTRLKIIDFQTAQYDSVGHDIIAFLLSSVDTAIVEIHFEHMLETYYEAFEACLRRVGADLSGYSYPEFRAEVKRVAYLQVPHAIFMTRFILADSASEKELSDVLRNPGSERIARKLSQILSLAQKFDILY from the exons ATGGAGGAGGTTGCGAAAGGACTGCCCGAGATACTGAGCTTCAGAGAGGTCCTCGAGCCACACCTCTCCGGGGCCCGCCTCTTCAGCTACCGGATGAGCAGCCTGACTCAGCCGGGGGACAACTACGGCAGCGTTCTGCTGGCCATCGACGCTCGGCTGGAGCTTCCGGACGGATCACTCTCTGAGAGGCAGCTGGTGGCCAAGGTGCCCCCGAAGGACCCAAAGTTCTGGCAGTTCTTCCAGCCGGAACGCACCTGCCTCACGGAGAACGCGGTCTACCAGATCCTGGCGCCGGCACTGACGACTCTGCAAGCTGAGGCAGGCATCCCGGAGGAGAGCCACTTCGCGGGCTTCCCTCGTTACTACGGCTCGCGGATTTCCTTGGATCCGGACTCTCCCAAAGTGGACGAAGATGCCGTGTTGGTTCTGGAGAACCTGCGCAGCTCCGATTTCCTTCCAGGGCAGAGGCTTCGGCCTATGGATATGGACCACACCCGGATGGCACTCCAGTACCTGGCAGAGTTCCACGCCCTTCCCGTGGCCCTGCGGCAGCTGAAGCCCCATGTGTTCCAGGAGCAGGTGATCCCCTTCTTCCAGAAATTCGACTGGCATGCGGCGGCTCCCGAATGGAAGGCCGTCATGAAAGCGGAAACCCTGGAGGACATCCGACAAGCCACCAACAACGACCCGGTCTTAGTGTCACGGGTGAAGGAGTTGTCTGACAAGTTCTTTGAGTTCCTGGCCTCCCCGCCCGACAGACCCGATGGCCCTTTTACGAGCATCATCCACTGCGATTACTGGATAAACAATCTGATGTTTCAGTACG ACGCCTCCGGCAAGCCCACTCGGCTGAAAATAATAGACTTCCAGACGGCCCAGTACGACTCCGTGGGGCATGACATAATCGCGTTCCTGTTATCAAGCGTTGATACGGCCATCGTCGAGATACACTTCGAACACATGTTGGAGACCTACTACGAGGCGTTCGAAGCCTGCTTGCGTCGCGTAGGCGCCGACTTATCGGGCTACAGCTACCCGGA GTTCCGGGCGGAGGTGAAGCGGGTGGCCTACCTCCAGGTGCCCCACGCCATCTTCATGACGCGCTTCATCCTGGCGGACTCGGCCAGCGAGAAGGAGCTCTCCGACGTGCTGCGGAACCCCGGGTCGGAGCGCATTGCCCGCAAGCTGAGTCAGATACTGAGCCTGGCCCAAAAGTTCGACATTCTGTACTGA
- the LOC6497857 gene encoding uncharacterized protein LOC6497857, with product MGEVPKITDLAKVIEPHLPAGATLESYTSRYLTKPGENYGSIMLAVQAKVRDANGAVKELPLIAKLPPLTNDLYWQIFQPERTCVTENAVYKFLSPELDKLQLQAGIPPNKLFDGFPRYYGSRISLDASATKVDRDAVLVQENATTRGYQPGNRHKAYDLGQTVLILHYLARYHALPLALRLKKPQVYDELVRPYFLKFDMNTNIAPEEKATMDSEVLKDIRAVATEEKDVERVKELLGLYDDFQAGKDEEDGPFTSLVHGDLWINNMMLKYDEDGTPIGVKIVDFQIAQHGSLVHDVIFLLFSSVDVKVLEENYYNFLSIYYKAFVQSLRDVDVDTSGYSYEAFLAEVQRVAHIQLPHAIFMMKVILADNSTIPDDFKDVDLSVLSKNTGIKTILSHYEAVLRLAKKFKVFY from the exons ATGGGAGAAGTTCCGAAAATCACAGACCTGGCGAAGGTGATCGAGCCCCACCTGCCGGCGGGAGCCACCCTGGAGTCGTACACCAGTCGCTACCTGACCAAGCCGGGGGAGAACTATGGCAGCATCATGCTGGCCGTGCAGGCCAAGGTCCGGGACGCGAACGGCGCCGTCAAGGAGCTGCCGCTGATCGCCAAGCTTCCGCCTCTGACGAACGACCTCTACTGGCAGATCTTCCAGCCGGAGCGCACCTGCGTGACGGAGAACGCCGTCTACAAGTTCCTCTCGCCGGAACTGGACAAGCTGCAGCTGCAGGCGGGTATCCCGCCGAACAAGCTATTTGACGGATTTCCGCGCTACTACGGCTCCCGCATCTCCCTCGACGCAAGTGCCACCAAGGTGGACAGGGACGCCGTGCTGGTGCAGGAGAACGCCACCACCCGAGGCTACCAGCCGGGAAACCGGCACAAAGCCTACGACCTGGGCCAAACCGTGCTCATCCTGCACTACCTGGCCCGCTACCACGCCCTGCCGCTCGCCCTGCGCCTGAAGAAGCCGCAAGTCTACGACGAGCTGGTGCGTCCCTACTTCCTGAAGTTCGACATGAACACCAACATAGCGCCCGAGGAGAAGGCGACGATGGACAGCGAGGTCCTGAAGGACATCCGGGCGGTGGCCACCGAGGAGAAAGATGTGGAGCGGGTCAAGGAGCTGCTGGGCCTGTACGACGACTTCCAGGCCGGCAAGGACGAGGAGGACGGGCCCTTCACCTCGCTCGTGCACGGGGATCTCTGGATCAACAACATGATGTTGAAATACG ACGAAGACGGCACTCCGATCGGCGTGAAAATCGTCGATTTCCAGATTGCACAACACGGGTCCCTGGTGCACGACGTCATCTTCCTGCTGTTCTCCAGTGTGGACGTGAAGGTTCTGGAGGAGAACTACTACAACTTCCTCAGCATCTACTACAAGGCCTTCGTCCAGAGTCTGAGGGACGTAGACGTGGACACCAGTGGCTACAGCTACGAGGC GTTCCTGGCCGAGGTCCAACGCGTGGCCCACATCCAGCTGCCCCACGCCATCTTCATGATGAAGGTTATCCTGGCCGACAACAGCACCATCCCCGACGACTTCAAGGATGTGGACTTATCGGTTCTCTCGAAGAACACGGGCATCAAAACTATCCTCTCCCACTACGAGGCAGTCCTGCGGCTGGCCAAGAAGTTTAAAGTATTCTACTAA
- the LOC6497682 gene encoding RNA-binding protein 7, which yields MDMQAVLQQMYSGDPGMALMMGMGLNGNGFGMPMPNPFNPFGSTPNDSFEQAGEDLDDEDDEDQRTLFCGNLDERVTEEILYEVFLQAGPIEQVRIPVDKMGGRHRNFGFVTYQHLCAVPFALELYQGLELFEKKVTIRPQGADKPRQQQSNYPQGRLSNPKMQDSPGKPSPPQSGRHGLHGAKPYDRHSGGQNGDQRRRSDSSVMERNRPRNHPQQHYQNQHMQGGSRRSDQRHNHQRRI from the coding sequence ATGGATATGCAGGCGGTATTGCAACAGATGTACAGTGGAGACCCTGGCATGGCGTTGATGATGGGGATGGGCCTGAACGGCAATGGGTTCGGAATGCCCATGCCAAATCCCTTCAATCCCTTTGGCTCGACACCGAACGACTCCTTCGAGCAGGCTGGAGAAGACCTGGACGACGAGGATGACGAGGACCAGCGCACCCTGTTCTGCGGCAATCTCGACGAGCGCGTGACGGAGGAGATCCTGTACGAGGTGTTCCTGCAAGCGGGTCCCATTGAGCAGGTGCGCATTCCCGTGGACAAGATGGGCGGCCGACATCGGAACTTCGGCTTCGTGACATACCAGCACCTGTGCGCGGTGCCCTTCGCCCTGGAGCTGTACCAAGGCCTGGAGCTCTTCGAAAAGAAGGTGACGATCAGGCCGCAGGGAGCCGACAAGCCCAGGCAGCAACAGTCGAACTATCCCCAGGGCCGGCTCAGCAATCCCAAGATGCAGGACTCGCCCGGCAAGCCCTCGCCGCCCCAATCCGGCCGACACGGATTGCATGGCGCCAAGCCCTACGACCGGCACTCGGGCGGCCAGAATGGCGACCAGCGGCGGCGCAGCGACAGCTCGGTGATGGAGCGCAACCGGCCGCGGAACCACCCCCAGCAGCACTACCAGAACCAGCACATGCAGGGCGGCAGCCGGCGATCGGACCAGCGGCACAACCACCAGCGAAGGATCTAG